Proteins encoded by one window of Kineosporia sp. NBRC 101731:
- the ppc gene encoding phosphoenolpyruvate carboxylase — MVDADHREPDVGQFAGGVASDEQHTALRASVRQLSTLLGEALTRHEGPELLALVEQVRVLARQPDDGELHTLLSGLDDPTAIVLGRAFTAYFQLANITEQLHRWQELTARPEGPLQATVGRIGKAIDSGDIDPELVKEILARVELRPVFTAHPTEASRRSVLDLLRKIADLILEQEDPRGRAVDVSRTHRRLAELVDLLWQTDELRTERPKPTDEARTAIYYLQTLTAQVVPDLLEELDLQLAGIGIELPAGARPLRFGTWAGGDRDGNPNVTPQVTLDVLGLQHDFGLRELISAVDELVLDLASSTRVVSVSDELKTSLEADRLALPGAYAAFIGLNYEEPYRLKLSYIRVRLSRTRDRLDNGTPHEPGRDYLGFDEVIADLELIRDSLLAHDGALIANGPVLRLLRTAVAVGMGMATLDIREHAGRHHAALATLFDRLGELEQPYAELERPTRIQVLSKELAHRRPLIGAGVDTLPQPAAGVLDLFHTIRRALQKFGPDVIESYIVSMAQDIDDILAVVVLAREAGLVDTGSDEAPAWAKIGFVPLFETVTELEAAGPLMDALLSDAAYRRVVTARGEVQEIMLGYSDSSKDAGIAASQWQIHRAQRALRDVAAQHGVVLRLFHGRGGSVGRGGGPTGEAILSQPYGSLNGPIKVTEQGEVISDKYTLPQLGRENIELALAAVLEASVLHRTSRLPDDVLNGWNSTMDLVAGSAQVAYRSLVRDPLLVPFFVTATPVDELGNLNIGSRPSRRPGGPGGLDDLRAIPWVFGWTQSRMNLPGWFGVGSGLAAAREDGREDTLKQMYGSWHFFRTFLSNVQMTLAKTDLQIAGRYVRTLVGDGPNPEAAKLFAVIEAEHERTVQEVLRVTGRDQLLAASPVLRRTLELRDTYLAPLHALQISLLARSRQASASGITPDPDLQRALLLTINGIAAGLRNTG; from the coding sequence ATGGTGGACGCCGATCACCGGGAGCCCGATGTCGGTCAGTTCGCCGGTGGCGTGGCCTCCGACGAGCAGCACACAGCCCTGCGGGCCTCGGTCCGGCAGCTCTCCACCCTGCTCGGCGAGGCCCTGACCCGGCACGAGGGCCCCGAGCTGCTGGCCCTGGTCGAACAGGTCCGGGTGCTGGCCCGGCAGCCCGACGACGGTGAGCTCCACACCCTGCTGAGCGGTCTGGACGACCCGACCGCGATCGTGCTGGGCCGGGCCTTCACCGCCTACTTCCAGCTGGCCAACATCACCGAGCAGCTGCACCGCTGGCAGGAGCTGACGGCCCGCCCCGAGGGCCCGCTGCAGGCCACGGTCGGCCGGATCGGCAAGGCCATCGACTCCGGCGACATCGACCCGGAACTGGTCAAGGAGATCCTGGCCCGGGTCGAGCTGCGACCGGTGTTCACCGCGCACCCCACCGAGGCCAGCCGCCGCTCGGTGCTCGACCTGCTGCGCAAGATCGCCGACCTGATCCTCGAGCAGGAAGACCCGCGCGGGCGGGCCGTCGACGTGTCCCGGACCCACCGCCGGCTGGCCGAGCTGGTCGACCTGCTCTGGCAGACCGACGAACTGCGCACCGAGCGGCCCAAGCCGACCGACGAGGCCCGCACGGCGATCTACTACCTGCAGACCCTCACCGCCCAGGTCGTGCCCGACCTGCTGGAGGAGCTCGACCTGCAGCTGGCCGGGATCGGCATCGAGCTGCCCGCCGGCGCCCGGCCGCTGCGCTTCGGCACCTGGGCCGGCGGCGACCGGGACGGCAACCCGAACGTCACCCCCCAGGTCACGCTCGACGTGCTCGGCCTGCAGCACGACTTCGGCCTGCGCGAGCTGATCTCGGCGGTCGACGAACTGGTGCTCGACCTGGCCTCGTCCACCCGCGTCGTCTCGGTCAGCGACGAGCTGAAGACCAGCCTGGAGGCCGACCGCCTGGCCCTGCCGGGCGCCTACGCGGCCTTCATCGGGCTGAACTACGAGGAGCCCTACCGGCTCAAGCTCAGCTACATCCGGGTGCGTCTGTCCCGCACCCGCGACCGGCTGGACAACGGCACCCCGCACGAGCCCGGCCGCGACTACCTGGGATTCGACGAGGTCATCGCCGACCTGGAACTGATCCGCGACTCGCTGCTGGCCCACGACGGCGCCCTGATCGCCAACGGCCCGGTGCTGCGCCTGCTGCGCACCGCCGTGGCCGTCGGGATGGGCATGGCCACGCTCGACATCCGCGAGCACGCCGGCCGGCACCACGCCGCCCTGGCCACGCTGTTCGACCGGCTGGGGGAGCTCGAGCAGCCCTACGCCGAACTGGAACGGCCCACCCGGATCCAGGTGCTGTCCAAGGAGCTCGCCCACCGCCGCCCCCTGATCGGCGCGGGCGTGGACACCCTCCCCCAGCCCGCCGCGGGCGTCCTCGATCTGTTCCACACCATCCGCCGGGCCCTGCAGAAGTTCGGCCCCGACGTGATCGAGAGCTACATCGTCTCGATGGCGCAGGACATCGACGACATCCTGGCCGTGGTCGTGCTGGCCCGGGAGGCCGGGCTGGTCGACACCGGCAGCGACGAGGCCCCGGCCTGGGCGAAGATCGGCTTCGTGCCGCTCTTCGAGACGGTGACCGAGCTCGAGGCCGCCGGCCCGCTGATGGACGCGCTGCTCTCCGACGCCGCCTACCGCCGGGTGGTCACCGCCCGCGGCGAGGTCCAGGAGATCATGCTGGGCTACTCGGACAGCTCCAAGGACGCCGGGATCGCGGCCTCCCAGTGGCAGATCCACCGCGCCCAGCGGGCGCTGCGCGACGTCGCCGCCCAGCACGGCGTGGTGCTGCGGCTGTTCCACGGCCGCGGCGGCTCGGTCGGACGCGGGGGTGGCCCGACCGGCGAGGCGATCCTGTCCCAGCCGTACGGCAGCCTGAACGGGCCGATCAAGGTCACCGAGCAGGGCGAGGTGATCTCGGACAAGTACACACTGCCGCAGCTGGGCCGCGAGAACATCGAGCTCGCGCTCGCCGCGGTGCTGGAAGCCTCGGTGCTGCACCGCACCTCGCGCCTTCCGGACGACGTGCTGAACGGCTGGAACAGCACCATGGACCTGGTCGCCGGATCGGCCCAGGTCGCCTACCGGTCGCTGGTGCGTGACCCGCTGCTGGTGCCGTTCTTCGTCACCGCCACCCCGGTGGACGAGCTGGGCAACCTGAACATCGGTTCCCGGCCCTCGCGCCGGCCCGGTGGCCCGGGTGGTCTCGACGATCTGCGGGCCATTCCGTGGGTGTTCGGCTGGACCCAGTCGCGGATGAACCTGCCCGGCTGGTTCGGGGTCGGCAGCGGCCTGGCGGCGGCCCGGGAGGACGGCCGCGAGGACACGCTCAAGCAGATGTACGGCTCCTGGCACTTCTTCCGCACGTTCCTGTCGAACGTGCAGATGACGCTGGCGAAGACCGACCTGCAGATCGCCGGTCGCTACGTGCGCACGCTGGTGGGCGACGGCCCGAACCCGGAGGCCGCCAAGCTCT